In Leuconostoc kimchii IMSNU 11154, one genomic interval encodes:
- a CDS encoding cell division protein FtsQ/DivIB — MKIKWPLQLWISLAVFVTIAVGTLLLLQPWQTIKTVTVQSTSIPSEKIERYAGIYPNTPSWKVTGQTQFIAQKIVKHDDKIDTAKVTQEGSHVTIDIAEKVTAGYIQKSKQWYVINRNGIQKKIEIPEGNAPVYTGFNNPADVKTVVSEFVKLELTLRQNISQINFSPNKDNANRLLIIMNDGNTVYATIGTFGKKISYYPGIAAQMPSKGVVDLQFGAYSYAYGTAQANGTKKKADNKAHQKQ, encoded by the coding sequence TTGAAAATCAAATGGCCGCTACAACTTTGGATAAGTTTAGCAGTTTTTGTTACGATTGCTGTGGGTACTTTGTTGCTATTACAACCATGGCAAACGATTAAAACAGTTACTGTCCAATCAACTTCAATACCATCTGAAAAAATTGAGCGATATGCTGGCATTTACCCTAACACGCCGTCTTGGAAAGTTACTGGACAGACGCAATTTATTGCGCAAAAGATTGTTAAACATGACGATAAAATAGACACGGCCAAAGTAACACAAGAAGGCAGTCACGTGACAATTGATATTGCCGAAAAAGTGACAGCGGGATATATTCAAAAAAGTAAGCAGTGGTACGTTATTAACCGAAATGGTATCCAGAAGAAAATTGAGATCCCTGAAGGCAATGCGCCTGTATATACGGGTTTTAACAATCCGGCAGATGTTAAAACAGTGGTATCAGAATTTGTAAAGTTGGAGTTAACGTTGCGACAAAATATTAGTCAAATTAATTTTTCACCTAACAAGGATAATGCAAACCGCTTATTAATCATAATGAATGATGGTAATACAGTTTATGCAACAATAGGTACATTTGGGAAGAAAATCAGCTACTATCCTGGAATTGCTGCTCAAATGCCTAGTAAGGGTGTGGTTGATTTACAGTTTGGTGCTTATTCATATGCTTATGGCACAGCACAGGCAAATGGTACCAAAAAGAAAGCCGATAATAAAGCACATCAGAAGCAATAA